The following are encoded in a window of Camarhynchus parvulus chromosome 1A, STF_HiC, whole genome shotgun sequence genomic DNA:
- the EFCAB10 gene encoding EF-hand calcium-binding domain-containing protein 10 isoform X1 has protein sequence MAAGEEESREYLRRHRLPELLHRLGALLLFHRPERPREFLIQVLERVKAGRRAEGEYPFLMDEANVEAMFSLLDVLGQGSIRPAQYREALKTLGLSTEDLELEDDVEITLDEFKEGMKKKMLESWSVY, from the exons ATGGCGGCGGGCGAGGAGGAGAGCCGCGAGTACCTGCGGCGGCACCGGTTGCCCGAGCTGCTGCACCGCCTCGGAGCGCTGCTGCTCTTCCACCGGCCCG AGCGGCCACGAGAGTTCCTGATCCAGGTGCTGGAGCGGGTGAAGGCTGGGAGGCGAGCCGAGGGCGAGTACCCGTTCCTCATGGACGAGGCCAACGTGGAGGCCATGTTCAGCCTGCTGGATGTCCTGGGCCAGGGCTCCATCCGGCCCGCGCAGTACAGGGAAG CCCTTAAAACTTTGGGACTGAGCACTGAGGATTTGGAGCTAGAAGATGATGTGGAGATCACACTGGATGAATTCAAGGAAGGAAT gAAGAAAAAGATGCTGGAGAGCTGGTCTGTGTATTAG
- the EFCAB10 gene encoding EF-hand calcium-binding domain-containing protein 10 isoform X2, protein MAAGEEESREYLRRHRLPELLHRLGALLLFHRPERPREFLIQVLERVKAGRRAEGEYPFLMDEANVEAMFSLLDVLGQGSIRPAQYREALKTLGLSTEDLELEDDVEITLDEFKEGIFAASLTSLKT, encoded by the exons ATGGCGGCGGGCGAGGAGGAGAGCCGCGAGTACCTGCGGCGGCACCGGTTGCCCGAGCTGCTGCACCGCCTCGGAGCGCTGCTGCTCTTCCACCGGCCCG AGCGGCCACGAGAGTTCCTGATCCAGGTGCTGGAGCGGGTGAAGGCTGGGAGGCGAGCCGAGGGCGAGTACCCGTTCCTCATGGACGAGGCCAACGTGGAGGCCATGTTCAGCCTGCTGGATGTCCTGGGCCAGGGCTCCATCCGGCCCGCGCAGTACAGGGAAG CCCTTAAAACTTTGGGACTGAGCACTGAGGATTTGGAGCTAGAAGATGATGTGGAGATCACACTGGATGAATTCAAGGAAGGAAT CTTTGCAGCATCTTTGACCTCTCTGAAGACATGA